The DNA segment AAGCGGCTCGCATTGCCATGCCTAATGTCAGCAATATGGCGGCAAATGGCGCAAAAATGACTAATGCATTTGTTGCGCACCCTGTTTGTGGTCCTTCTCGAGCGGGTATCTTTACTGGGCGCTCTCCCGCAAGCTTTGGTACTTACAGTAATGACGATGCTATTTTAGGTATTCCACAAGATATCAAACTATTACCCTCACTTTTCCAAGAAAATGGCTATGCCACCGCCAGTATCGGTAAATGGCATAATGCAAAAGTGATCCGCAAACCGAAAATTAATGAAAGTAAGCAAACCCGCGATTATCACGATAATATGATCTCAACGCCGGAAGCGGGTTATGCCCCTCATGAACGAGGTTTCGACTATGACTTTAGCTATTACGCATCGGGTGTGGCTTTATGGAACTCACCTGCATTTTGGCGTAATGGTGTCAATGTTCCTGCACCAGGCTATACCACACATCTTTTAACCGATGAGACATTAAAATTTATTGATGAGCATAAAGATAAACCATTCTTTATTAATCTTTCTTACAGCGTTCCTCATATCCCGCTAGAACAAGCTTCGCCCGCTAAATATATGGAGAAATTCGATACCGGTAATGTTGAAGCAAATAAATATTTTGCGGCATTAAATGCTGCCGATGAAGGCATAGGTCAAATTATTGCGAAATTAAAAGAAAACGGCGAGTTAGAAAATACACTGATCTTTTTCTTATCGGATAATGGCGCTGTTAATGAGTCACCAATGCCAATGAATGCGATGGATAGAGGCTTTAAAGGGCAAATGTTTAATGGTGGCGTTAGAGTACCTTTTATTGCTTATCAACCCGGCACTATTCCAGCCGGAACAAAAAGTGATGAGATGATCTCCGCACTTGATATTTTACCGACTGCACTACAAACAGCAGGTATTGCGATCCCTGACAATCTAAATGTTGAAGGGAAAAACATCATGCCTTTACTTAAAGGTGAAACAACAAAATCCCCTCACAACTATCTTTATTGGGCAGGACCCGGCACTAAACATTACAGTGAAGAAAATCAAGAGTTTTGGCATGGATATCACCAATGGATAACCTATCAACGTAAAACACCGCCTACAAATCCTAATTTAGAAAAACTCTCTAAAGGTGCTTGGGCTGTACGTGACGGAGAATGGGCGCTCTATTTTTATGATGATGGAAAAAATCAGCCTCAACTTTTTAACGATAAAAAAGATCCGGCTGAATCAATCGATCTTGCTAAACAAAATCCACAAAAAGTGACAGAGCTAAAAAATGCGTATTACCAGTGGATCAAAGATAAGCCAAAGCCCGTTATTTGGGGACAAGATCACTATCAAATACTCGTAGATTCTGCAAAACCTTAATATTCAACTTCCGTTTTGTTTCGCAAGGATGCGTCTTTTTTTCTGAGATACGAAAATGGCTATTGAAATTGCATCTTCAGCACGTCCAAAACTCCCTTATGAGCACCCAAACGTAGAAATCTACCAACGCTTATTTAAGGAAAATATCATTCGACGATTAGTCAGAAAATCCGCTTATCGTCGCTATGATAAAACGATCACTGACTTTTTTAATGATGAAAGTCAGTCGCTTTTCTCTTTATGTGAAATGCTGACACAGTATGTCACACAGGCTTTTCATCATTACCAAGTCTGGGGTTACTCTCATGCTTATTATCCCGGAAGCCCGGGGCAACAAACGGCAAGAACGGATGCTCTTGAAGGTGTTAGCAGGGTACTTCCTCTACTTGCAACATGGATAGTGAGTAGCAAAAAAAGTACGTTGATGGGATTAAATCATCAAACTTTCAACTTACCTTTAATCATCAAGCAAAGCTTTATTCATGGTACTGATCCACTGCATAAAGGATATTGGGGGAAACTTGAAGATTACGATCAACGAATTTGTGAAGCATCTGATTTAGCGCTCACGCTTTGGATAAGCCGTGAATGGGTGTGGGATACATTAACACCCGCAATACAACAACAAATTATGACTTGGTTCGAACAAGTTAATCACTGTGAAATTGTTGATAATAACTGGCACTTTTTCCCGCTTACCGTCCAATTTGTCATTAAAGCACTCACAGGGAAAGATACGATTGCCCATTGGCGCTATGAACGATTAAAAGAGTTTTATGTGGGTGATGGATGGTTTCGAGATGGAGCAAAAGGTAATTATGATTACTACAATGCGTGGGGTTTTTACTATTCATTGTATTGGTTAACGCAAATTGATCCTCAATTTGATACAACATTTATTACTCAATCACTTAATACCTTTAATCAACATTACCTTTATTTTATGACGCCAAAAGGTATTCCTTTCTTTGGTCGAAGTGCCTGTTATCGCCTTGCGGTTTCTGCTCCATTATTAGCAGGTGTCGATTTACATTGTCCTTCAGTAAAAATAGGCGAGGCAAAACGCGCTTTTGAAAGCAGTTTACGTTATTTTATTTCTCAAGGTGCATTAAAAAATGGCGCTCCCACTCAAGGTTTATTTACTCACGATCCTCGTTTGGTTGATAACTACAGTGGACCTGCCAGTAGCTTTTGGTCATTACGTGCCGTGATTATCGCGCTGTATTGTGCTGATCGTATCAATTTATGGCAAACCCCTTCACTTCCATTACCAATCGAAAAAGATAACTTTCGTTTCGAAATTCCTGCTATTCAAGCCTTAGTGACTGGAGTGAAAGCAACACAAGAGGTAAACGTTATTTTTTGCGAAGATTATACCACTCAGCAAACACCATTAACCCGCCGTTTAGAAAAACAGACCTTAGCACAAAAAATCGCTGAAACCGTGATAGGACAGTCTAGGCGACCGAAAAATAATTTATTACGCAAAGGGATCACCAGTTATAGCTCTAAAATGTCACATTTTTTCTAATCACCTTTCATTTGCTTTCAGTGCGAAGGCAATAAAAATGTGATTTAGATCTTTTACCTTTCTATTTCTTTCGTTTATTATGATTCGTAATTAAACGAAAGATGAGAGGCAAACATGTATCTGGTTTCTACTCGTAATATGCTCAATAAAGCACAGCGTGAAAATTATGCTGTGCCTGCTTTTAATATTCATAACTTGGAAACCATTCAAGTTGTGATGGAAACAGCCGCTGAGATGGCATCTCCTGTGATCTTAGCGGGTACACCAAGCACGTTTGCTTATGCAGGTAGTGATTATTTGATCTCTATTTGTCAGCAGGCCGCAGAACAATATCGTATCCCTGTAGCCCTACATTTAGATCACCATGAAGATATTCCTGATATTTGTCATAAAGTCATTTCTGGTGTGCGATCTGCCATGATTGATGCCTCTCATTTTCATTTTGAAGAAAACATTCGCATCGTCAAAGAAGTTGTTAATTTCTGCCATCATTGGGATTGCACTGTTGAAGCTGAATTAGGTCGTTTAGGTGGGCAAGAAGATGACTTAGTCGTAGATGCTAAAGATGCGCTTTTCACCGATCCTGATTCAGCGGTACAATTTATCAAAGCAACGGGTATTGATTCATTAGCGGTTGCAATTGGTACCGCGCATGGCATGTACAAACATGAACCACATCTTGATTTTGATCGTTTAGCTATTATTCGTCAAAAGACTGACATTCCTTTAGTTCTTCATGGCGCATCGGGTATTCCTGATGCCGATGTACGCCGTTGTATTGATTTAGGTATTTGCAAAGTTAACGTTGCAACCGAACTGAAAATTGCTTTCTCTAACGCTATCAAACAATACTTTTTAGATAACCCTGATGCAAGTGATCCTCGTCATTACCTTGTACCAGGCAAAGCCGCAATGAAAGCTGTGGTTGCAGATAAAATTCGTGTCTGTAAAAGTGATGGAAAACTGTGAAAACCAATAAAACTGTCGCCATTATTGGCGAATGTATGATAGAGCTGAGTGGTCAACCTTTCTTACCACAACAACAACGTTTTGGTGGCGATACACTAAATACCGCACTCTATTTATCGCGACTCTCGCCTTCATTACATCCGCTTTATATGACAGGATTAGGCACTGATACTTACAGTGCCTTAATGCAGAAAGCATGGGAAAATGAGGGGATCGACTGCCAATCTGTTATTACTATTCCCGAAAAACTTCCCGGTTTATATGCTATTGAAATTGATGCTCATGGTGAGCGCAGTTTCCATTATTGGCGAAGTGATGCTGCCGCTCGTTATATTGCGACCGATAAGCGTTTTTTAGACAGTTTCGATGCGCTTCCTGATGATAGCGTCATTTATCTAAGCGGTATTTCTCTTGCTATTTTAACCCATGAAGGAAAAATCGCTTTACTCACCTTATTAGCGCAGCTTAAACAGCGTGGAATGACGCTCATTGTCGATTCTAATTATCGACCACGTTTATGGGATTCAATACCTCATGCACAAGAGTGGTTCGAGAAACTGTATCACATTAGCGATATTGCTTTAGTCACAGGTGATGATGAGAAAATACTTTGGCAACAACCCGCGTTGACAGAACAAAGTATTGTACAACGCCTTCATCAATGGGGTAATCAGAACGTCATTGTCAAATTGGGAGCTAAAGGCGCTTACTGGTCTGACGGCAACAATACAGGCTATGTTTCTCCCAAACCTATTGATTCTGTTATTGATACTACCGCCGCAGGTGACTCTTTTAATGCAGCTTTTATTGCAGCTTGGCTGCAAAATCAAAGCCTATCGACTTGCTGTTTATGGGGAAATACCTTAGCTGGGCTTGTCATTCAACACCATGGCGCCATCATTCCTCATGAAATTACAGATTCATTCTACACACTAATCAAGGATAACCATGACACAGTCAATTGTTGATACTCTTTCATCACTGAAAGTGATCCCCGTGATCCAAATTAATCGCGCTGAAGATGCAATCTGGCTGGGTGAAATTCTAACCCAAAATCAACTACCTGTTGCTGAAATTACCTTTCGTACACCAGCAGCAGCCAAAGCCATAAAACTAATGCATGAACACTTTCCTGAACTTATTTTATGTGCAGGAACAGTATTAACTGCGCAACAAGCAGATATGGCAAAAGAAGCTGGAGCAAGATTTGTTATTTCTCCGGGTTATAACCCAAGTACCGTTGATTACTGCCTTAATAACGGCATTGATATTGTGCCGGGCATTAACAATCCAAGCCAAATCGAGGTCGCACTTGAAAAAGGCTTAACCTTACTTAAATTCTTTCCTGCAGAAGCCTCTGGCGGTGTAAAAATGCTAAAAGCATTAGCGTCACCTTACGCCCAAGTGCAATTTATGCCTACAGGTGGCATTAGTTTAAATAACGTGAGTGATTATCTTGCTATTCCACAAGTTGTTGCTTGTGGAGGAAGCTGGATTGCTACAGCAGATACCATCGATAAACAAGATAAAGAAACCATTGTTAATCATATTCAAAGTATCCACTCATTATTAAAAACATATAAGGGATAAATAAAATGAAACAAGTTGCCGTTTTATTAGCTGATGGATTTGAAGAAGGTGAAGCCGTTATTTTTATTGATATCATGCGCCGTCTTGATATTCATGTTGATGTACTTTCTTGCATGGATAGCTTGGTCTTAAATACTTATTTTGAAACTAAAATCAGCGCTGATTTTCTATTAACTGAAAAGCTAACACATAGCTATGACGCAATCATGATGCCGGGTGGTCCTAAAGGCACAGATCGTTTATGCGCTAACGAGCAAGTTATTCAATTTATTAAACGCCATATTACTGAAGATAAATATATTTGTGCGCTATGCTCTTCTGGAGCAAAAGTATTAGCAGCACATCATCTTCTTGAAGGTCGTAATTACAGTACTGGCGATAAATTAGCAGATAAATACGATGATGGTCATTATCTTGATCAAGATGTTGTTGTTGATGGAAAGTTTATCAGTGCAAAAGGATTAGGTGTGAGTTTTGAATTTGCCTTTACGGTAGCTCGCCATTTATTAAGCAACAATACAGAAAAAGTAGACTGGCAAGCTAATCATATTTATTTCAAACACTGGCCGTTAGATTACCTAAAATAGCTAAATTAATTATTATTAACGATATAAAGGGGATAAACTCCCCTTTATATTTTCACTTTGAATAACGATAAATTAATATACAGAAATTATTTTTGTTTAAATGCATGAGGCTTGGAGTAGTGCCACAATTTATCCCAATATTCTTTAATAAAGGTGCTAACGGCTTCTTCACCTTCAACAAGATAGTTAAATTCTGACAAATATCCTGGGTACATATTATCTGAACCAACAATATACAATTCATCATCAATAATAGTCACTTTTGCATGGTTCCCCGGTGCAGGAGCAACTTTAGGATAAATACCACTCGCATTAACCAATGACCAGAATGGGTGCCCAATATCGCCTTGTTTTGGTGGATCTTCGCTCAGTGGTGCTTCTTTTAATGTAGCGGTATAAGATGATTCATCTGCATCTGGCCATTTATATGTTTTACCTTCCGTTTGCAGTGCTTTTGGTACTTTATCGGTAAAAAAGAATGGCGCAATTTTAATACGACGCAACGCTGATTCACGAATTTTATCAGGATCAGGAATAACGGCATCTGTATCAACATCATGAGTCAGATAATATTTAAATAATTCAAAGGTTCTTTGCGCACCTGAGCCAAATGAATATTGGTCGCCATTGGCACCAGCAGCAGCATCTAATGGTGAAACTACAATTTCAACTTCTAGCTCTGGATTTTTTAATAACGCATCAATAATCCAATGACAGACGGGGTGATCTTTCCATTTTTTCTTCCATGCACTCACAACATCTTGTTGAGACATACGAATTTTTTTCTTAGCATTTTTTATAAGATATTCCTTCATTTTCTCGGAACCTTTCTTATAATCAACTCGCATATCAGCCCCTTGCCAATATTTTCCTACTGATAAAATACGGTCTGTTTTAAAAAAGCCTTCATCAGGTGATTTAGCTAAGTTTTCTTCGTTTATTTTTTTAATTTCTTTTAGAATACTTTTCTTCGTTAACGGGTCGGCAATACGATAACTTGCTTTTTTAGCAACCCACTCATTTTTTTTACTATCAAAGTATTCTTTTGAAATTAAGTCATCACCTACATCCCACATATTATTTAAAAATAATTGTGAATGAAGTGCTGACTCACCAATAACTTTAACTGAAACATCATGAACTGGCGGATAGCTTTTAAATAGATCCATATTTAAATTATGACCACCAACAAAAGCCTCACTGCCATCAACAGCAATAATTTTTGTATGGTTCCATGTCATTCGAGTATCTAATTCAGAAATAAAATCTTCTGGTAGTACTTTTTTTTCTAAAGAGACTTTTAAGCCATCAATAATACGGTAAAAGCGACCAATCCAAATATCTGGAATACATTCCCAATATTTCCCGCGCTCTTTAATCAATTCAATAAGATCTTTTTTCAATGCCAGATATTCAGGCGTTCCACTAAAATAGTATTTAATACCGTTTAATAAAACGGTTGGTGTTTGTGCAAATAAAAATCGAATTTGCGTACGTTCTTTACGCCCTTTCTTTTCAGAAAAAGATTTATCAATTGCAGCAAGAATAATTTTACGCCACTCTTCATCAGGGGCATTAAGAGATGAAATATCACAGCGATACAGCATGTTATCTAAGATAGATGTAATGGCTTGTTCAAATTCAGCCTCACGCTCTATCGCTTTCGGCATAATTTCTTTACCAAATGGCATTCCCCATACATGGGGTGTATCAAAAATCTTCACATAGTTATTTTCAGAGGTTTCATTGAAGAAACCTTTTAATTCTGTTTTTAATCCATCAATAAGTTTCATAATATTCCTTTATTTTACAGACAGGGCGTCCATATTATTTAAATAAACATTTAAATAATTAGCGCTTCAATTAATATAGATAGAATATTTTCATTCCTATAAAAACATTACTTACCAGACATATGATAATTTGATATAAATCTAATGATTTCCATATAACATTCAACACCTCCTTGCGCTTAAAAAGATCAAACCAGAATTTTATATTTTAGGTATCATTAATAATAAAACTATTCTTATTTAAAATAGACCACTAACAATAAAAAATAGTTATTATTAATCTACAAAACTAGTCACATCGATATTTATTAGCCTATAAATGACCCCTTATAAATTATCATTTATTGATTTGATCTTTTTTATATAAATTATTTAACAGGTATAGCTGTATTAAATAACAGGTTTATCTGTATTATTTTTAATAGGAGGAAACATGAATCTTGCACATAGAGTTAAAACCAGAAGAGATGCCTTGGGGCTTACTCAGACTGAAGCAGCTGAAAAGCGGGTATCAGACAACAATCTTGGGCTTCAATAGAAGATGGCTCCACAAATTATTAGCATTGCAAGAGCTTTAGATTTTGAACTTGTGACATTAAATAGTGATTATCCAACACTTAGCAGTGAAAACACGCCATTAATGATCATTGGTACGATGATTGAGCATCGTAAACGATAACGATTATTCCCCCAAAATAACCCCAATAATAAAGCTATATTATTGGGGTTTATCTCAAAACAGTTTTATCTGTTTTTCTTCTGATTTAATCAAAATATTTATAAAATCACACCATTTATTAACCCAAAAAAGAATGAAAGAAAGTTAAATAGCTCTTAATTCACTTAATAATTAATACTTAGAAATGAAGATATTAAAACCTAAGGTTTAAAGAGAGTTATTACTTTGTTTCTATTCTCTCATCATCCGATACGCCAATTAATAACACGCACTGATTGTAACTCAAAATATCAATAAGAATAATTACTATGTATATATACTGAACAAATAAATAAAAACAACTAAAAATAGAAAAACACCATTCGCAAACAATATAATATGTAAAATAAACATCAAATTATGGTATTTATTTGGAATATACCTCTAATTACCCCTGAAATTTTTTCTTTCCATTTTCTTTTAATTTTAGAGATATCTCTTAAAAATATTAAGATAAATTGATTTATTTAATTTTATTCAATATAAGGAGGTGTGACTTAAGGTAAATTTCTTGGTGGTGAAATTCATTATTATTTCCACTTTCAAGAGATCCTTTATTCGTTTTAATACAAGGATTTTATTATGTCAGATAGTTTTCAAAATGAAGTGCCTAAAGCTCGGGTAAATATAAAGCTCGACTTACATACAGGTGGCGCACAGAAAAAAGTAGAATTGCCTTTAAAACTATTGGCTATTGGTGACTACAGCAACGGAAAAGATAAACGTATTCTTTCAGAAAGAGAAAAGGTCAATATCAATAAAAATAACTTCAATAGTGTTCTCACTGAATTTTCTCCGTCAGTCAATCTTACCGTAAAAAATACATTAGCAAACGATGGTAGCGAAGAGAGTATTAATCTGACATTTAAAGAAATGGCTGATTTTGAACCAGAGCAAGTTGCTCGCCAAATACCACAACTTCGCGCCATGTTAGCAATGCGTAATCTCTTACGTGACTTGAAATCTAACCTTCTTGATAACATCACTTTTCGCCGTGAACTCGAAAATATCCTTAAAGATCCTGCATTAAGTGATGAACTACGCGAAGAGCTATCTCAACTCGCACCGAAAAAAGACTAATTGGATTTTATCATTACAGGATTATGCTTATGTCAGTGAATAGCGAAAATATTTCAAAAAGTACAACAACTGTACTTGATGAACCAGCCAATAGTGGTGTTTACGCCTCATTATTTGAAAAAATTAACCTCACTCCTGTTTCTCAGATAAGTGATATTAATATCTTCCAAGACAATAGCGCTCTTGCAGATACAACAGCAAATGAACGCGTTACTGTTGCTGTTCAAGTTTTTCTCGATCGCTTGAAATTTTCGGGT comes from the Proteus appendicitidis genome and includes:
- a CDS encoding sulfatase family protein, coding for MTLLSVKKSLLAGLIATSCLSAPISVNAGGTPEKPNILLIVMDDLGTGQLDFVLDTLDVDALAQRPTPPRYEGDINKMVEAARIAMPNVSNMAANGAKMTNAFVAHPVCGPSRAGIFTGRSPASFGTYSNDDAILGIPQDIKLLPSLFQENGYATASIGKWHNAKVIRKPKINESKQTRDYHDNMISTPEAGYAPHERGFDYDFSYYASGVALWNSPAFWRNGVNVPAPGYTTHLLTDETLKFIDEHKDKPFFINLSYSVPHIPLEQASPAKYMEKFDTGNVEANKYFAALNAADEGIGQIIAKLKENGELENTLIFFLSDNGAVNESPMPMNAMDRGFKGQMFNGGVRVPFIAYQPGTIPAGTKSDEMISALDILPTALQTAGIAIPDNLNVEGKNIMPLLKGETTKSPHNYLYWAGPGTKHYSEENQEFWHGYHQWITYQRKTPPTNPNLEKLSKGAWAVRDGEWALYFYDDGKNQPQLFNDKKDPAESIDLAKQNPQKVTELKNAYYQWIKDKPKPVIWGQDHYQILVDSAKP
- a CDS encoding DUF2264 domain-containing protein, producing the protein MAIEIASSARPKLPYEHPNVEIYQRLFKENIIRRLVRKSAYRRYDKTITDFFNDESQSLFSLCEMLTQYVTQAFHHYQVWGYSHAYYPGSPGQQTARTDALEGVSRVLPLLATWIVSSKKSTLMGLNHQTFNLPLIIKQSFIHGTDPLHKGYWGKLEDYDQRICEASDLALTLWISREWVWDTLTPAIQQQIMTWFEQVNHCEIVDNNWHFFPLTVQFVIKALTGKDTIAHWRYERLKEFYVGDGWFRDGAKGNYDYYNAWGFYYSLYWLTQIDPQFDTTFITQSLNTFNQHYLYFMTPKGIPFFGRSACYRLAVSAPLLAGVDLHCPSVKIGEAKRAFESSLRYFISQGALKNGAPTQGLFTHDPRLVDNYSGPASSFWSLRAVIIALYCADRINLWQTPSLPLPIEKDNFRFEIPAIQALVTGVKATQEVNVIFCEDYTTQQTPLTRRLEKQTLAQKIAETVIGQSRRPKNNLLRKGITSYSSKMSHFF
- a CDS encoding tagatose bisphosphate family class II aldolase, producing MYLVSTRNMLNKAQRENYAVPAFNIHNLETIQVVMETAAEMASPVILAGTPSTFAYAGSDYLISICQQAAEQYRIPVALHLDHHEDIPDICHKVISGVRSAMIDASHFHFEENIRIVKEVVNFCHHWDCTVEAELGRLGGQEDDLVVDAKDALFTDPDSAVQFIKATGIDSLAVAIGTAHGMYKHEPHLDFDRLAIIRQKTDIPLVLHGASGIPDADVRRCIDLGICKVNVATELKIAFSNAIKQYFLDNPDASDPRHYLVPGKAAMKAVVADKIRVCKSDGKL
- a CDS encoding sugar kinase, which produces MKTNKTVAIIGECMIELSGQPFLPQQQRFGGDTLNTALYLSRLSPSLHPLYMTGLGTDTYSALMQKAWENEGIDCQSVITIPEKLPGLYAIEIDAHGERSFHYWRSDAAARYIATDKRFLDSFDALPDDSVIYLSGISLAILTHEGKIALLTLLAQLKQRGMTLIVDSNYRPRLWDSIPHAQEWFEKLYHISDIALVTGDDEKILWQQPALTEQSIVQRLHQWGNQNVIVKLGAKGAYWSDGNNTGYVSPKPIDSVIDTTAAGDSFNAAFIAAWLQNQSLSTCCLWGNTLAGLVIQHHGAIIPHEITDSFYTLIKDNHDTVNC
- a CDS encoding bifunctional 4-hydroxy-2-oxoglutarate aldolase/2-dehydro-3-deoxy-phosphogluconate aldolase; the protein is MTQSIVDTLSSLKVIPVIQINRAEDAIWLGEILTQNQLPVAEITFRTPAAAKAIKLMHEHFPELILCAGTVLTAQQADMAKEAGARFVISPGYNPSTVDYCLNNGIDIVPGINNPSQIEVALEKGLTLLKFFPAEASGGVKMLKALASPYAQVQFMPTGGISLNNVSDYLAIPQVVACGGSWIATADTIDKQDKETIVNHIQSIHSLLKTYKG
- a CDS encoding DJ-1/PfpI family protein — its product is MKQVAVLLADGFEEGEAVIFIDIMRRLDIHVDVLSCMDSLVLNTYFETKISADFLLTEKLTHSYDAIMMPGGPKGTDRLCANEQVIQFIKRHITEDKYICALCSSGAKVLAAHHLLEGRNYSTGDKLADKYDDGHYLDQDVVVDGKFISAKGLGVSFEFAFTVARHLLSNNTEKVDWQANHIYFKHWPLDYLK
- a CDS encoding phospholipase; protein product: MKLIDGLKTELKGFFNETSENNYVKIFDTPHVWGMPFGKEIMPKAIEREAEFEQAITSILDNMLYRCDISSLNAPDEEWRKIILAAIDKSFSEKKGRKERTQIRFLFAQTPTVLLNGIKYYFSGTPEYLALKKDLIELIKERGKYWECIPDIWIGRFYRIIDGLKVSLEKKVLPEDFISELDTRMTWNHTKIIAVDGSEAFVGGHNLNMDLFKSYPPVHDVSVKVIGESALHSQLFLNNMWDVGDDLISKEYFDSKKNEWVAKKASYRIADPLTKKSILKEIKKINEENLAKSPDEGFFKTDRILSVGKYWQGADMRVDYKKGSEKMKEYLIKNAKKKIRMSQQDVVSAWKKKWKDHPVCHWIIDALLKNPELEVEIVVSPLDAAAGANGDQYSFGSGAQRTFELFKYYLTHDVDTDAVIPDPDKIRESALRRIKIAPFFFTDKVPKALQTEGKTYKWPDADESSYTATLKEAPLSEDPPKQGDIGHPFWSLVNASGIYPKVAPAPGNHAKVTIIDDELYIVGSDNMYPGYLSEFNYLVEGEEAVSTFIKEYWDKLWHYSKPHAFKQK
- the tssB gene encoding type VI secretion system contractile sheath small subunit, giving the protein MSDSFQNEVPKARVNIKLDLHTGGAQKKVELPLKLLAIGDYSNGKDKRILSEREKVNINKNNFNSVLTEFSPSVNLTVKNTLANDGSEESINLTFKEMADFEPEQVARQIPQLRAMLAMRNLLRDLKSNLLDNITFRRELENILKDPALSDELREELSQLAPKKD